Proteins encoded together in one bacterium window:
- a CDS encoding prohibitin family protein, producing the protein MGTLKLVLGLVSVGLAALIILAGLRRDTHGNILGPAPASVVLAVLLVLAGFTLDEAFGQVAAGYRGVVLRFGAPTGEVKEPGLYMIPPWIETVVSMNVQIQAYHAEAIEAASADLQDVHTSVTVNYQIDPARVVEVYTNLRNDAETRILSPNVQETIKSTTAKFTAQQLIQERPVVKSTADKTLAARVEPFGLRIDATSITQFQFSQSFTTAIEGKVAAEQNALTAQRNLERVKFEAQQQIELARAQAQALTLQKTAVTPELVALRRIEAQLKAVDKWDGHMPNVVTGSGPVPLLDVFGK; encoded by the coding sequence ATGGGGACATTGAAATTGGTTCTCGGATTGGTGTCGGTGGGATTGGCCGCGCTGATTATTCTGGCAGGATTACGGCGAGATACTCACGGCAACATCCTTGGTCCCGCTCCGGCCTCCGTGGTGTTGGCGGTGCTGCTCGTCCTCGCCGGCTTCACCCTCGATGAGGCATTTGGGCAGGTCGCCGCAGGGTACCGCGGCGTGGTCCTCCGCTTTGGCGCCCCCACAGGCGAAGTGAAAGAGCCCGGACTCTATATGATTCCGCCGTGGATCGAAACGGTCGTGTCCATGAACGTCCAGATCCAGGCCTATCACGCGGAAGCCATTGAGGCCGCCTCGGCCGATCTGCAGGACGTCCATACCAGCGTGACCGTGAACTATCAGATCGATCCCGCCCGCGTGGTGGAAGTCTACACAAACTTGAGAAACGATGCGGAGACCCGGATTCTTTCTCCGAACGTGCAGGAAACGATCAAGTCCACCACCGCCAAGTTCACCGCGCAGCAACTCATTCAAGAACGCCCCGTGGTGAAAAGCACGGCGGACAAAACCCTCGCCGCCCGCGTCGAACCGTTCGGGCTGCGGATCGATGCCACGAGCATCACGCAGTTTCAATTCTCGCAGTCCTTTACCACCGCGATCGAGGGTAAGGTCGCGGCCGAGCAGAACGCGCTCACGGCCCAACGGAATCTCGAGCGGGTCAAGTTTGAGGCCCAACAGCAGATCGAACTAGCCCGGGCGCAGGCCCAAGCCCTCACTCTCCAGAAGACCGCCGTGACCCCGGAATTGGTCGCCCTCCGGCGCATCGAGGCTCAACTCAAGGCCGTGGACAAATGGGACGGCCATATGCCGAACGTAGTGACGGGCAGCGGTCCGGTACCGCTGCTAGATGTCTTCGGGAAGTGA